A single window of Sparus aurata chromosome 22, fSpaAur1.1, whole genome shotgun sequence DNA harbors:
- the rd3 gene encoding protein RD3 — MASWFNWNEPYQRSPQRDPADVVTDTLMMEFSWQLKEAERLQRERESEYRRLKTGVDYSWLASTPRSSFSISTGERLGLEDLCSKMPPPCCGLVILKFREALQANEPEVQEVPGLFRSILLEALDQLKEEQETQRLARQWNNKRAMSMSLVNFRSRIKINPFGSTVGLTSAVADGAGLSDLKTVSEDVERGMEGEERVQRVWSMPDFRYKGTGSSKVV; from the exons ATGGCCTCCTGGTTCAACTGGAATGAGCCATATCAACGGAGCCCCCAGAGGGACCCGGCGGACGTGGTGACCGACACACTGATGATGGAGTTCAGCTGGCAGCTGAAGGAGGcggagaggctgcagagagagagggaaagcgAGTACAGACGCCTAAAGACTGGAGTGGACTACAGCTGGCTGGCCAGCACGCCTCGCTCCTCCTTCAGCATCAGCACCGGGGAGAGGCTGGGCCTGGAGGACCTCTGCTCCAAGATGCCACCACCCTGCTGCGGCCTGGTCATACTCAA gttcagggAGGCCCTGCAGGCCAATGAGCCTGAGGTGCAGGAGGTGCCCGGCCTGTTTCGCTCCATCCTCCTGGAGGCTCTggatcagctgaaggaggagcaggagactCAGCGGCTCGCCCGCCAGTGGAACAACAAGCGTGCCATGAGCATGTCCCTCGTGAACTTCAGGTCCCGCATCAAGATCAACCCGTTCGGAAGCACAGTGGGCCTGACCTCTGCTGTGGCCGACGGGGCGGGTTTGAGCGACCTCAAAACGGTGTCAGAGGATgtggagagagggatggagggggaggagagggtaCAGAGGGTGTGGAGCATGCCTGACTTCAGATACAAAGGAACCGGCAGCAGTAAGGTTGTCTGA